The Chryseobacterium suipulveris genome window below encodes:
- a CDS encoding pyruvate dehydrogenase complex dihydrolipoamide acetyltransferase yields the protein MADVITMPRLSDTMTEGKVAKWHKKVGDAVKEGDILAEIETDKAVQDFEAEIAGTLLYIGTEEGASSPVDSVLAIIGKEGEDISALKGAVKVDEGVSEKAEEKKIDEEHKTEEESTSIEQTTAEIPAGVNVITMPRLSDTMTEGKVAKWHKKVGDSVKEGDILAEIETDKAVQDFESEYNGTLLYASVEEGGASPVDTVLAIIGPEGTDVSGLISGKGKVQEPSKKSQEPSAKSEVSEPKPTAESGQQNAEGRIAISPLARKMAAEKGIDIQSVQGSGENGRIVKKDIEEFTPAKQTAVAAPVAAAPTVAVAQPQMNFVQGEDSETVNSQVRNIIAKRLSESKFSAPHYYLMVEINMDKAIEARNEINSLPDTKISFNDMIIKATAMALRKHPQVNSSWAGDKIIHHGNINVGVAVAIPDGLVVPVLKNADQMNYNQISAAVKDMAGRAKSKGLKANEMEGSTFSVSNLGMFGIETFTSIINQPNSAILSVGAIIEKPVVKDGQIVVGNTMKLSLACDHRVVDGATGAQFLQTLRTYLEQPLTLLL from the coding sequence ATGGCAGATGTAATTACCATGCCCCGTCTCTCGGACACCATGACGGAAGGTAAAGTGGCGAAATGGCACAAAAAAGTAGGAGACGCTGTAAAAGAGGGCGATATATTGGCTGAAATAGAAACCGATAAAGCGGTACAGGATTTCGAGGCAGAAATTGCCGGTACGCTTTTATATATCGGGACTGAAGAAGGCGCTTCTTCTCCGGTGGATTCCGTTTTGGCGATCATCGGGAAGGAAGGTGAAGATATTTCAGCGTTGAAAGGGGCGGTGAAAGTTGATGAAGGCGTTTCTGAAAAAGCTGAAGAAAAGAAAATCGACGAAGAACATAAGACAGAGGAAGAATCTACAAGCATCGAGCAAACTACAGCTGAAATTCCGGCTGGAGTTAATGTAATCACAATGCCGCGACTTTCTGATACGATGACCGAAGGAAAGGTTGCGAAATGGCACAAAAAAGTAGGTGACTCAGTGAAGGAAGGCGATATTTTGGCCGAAATTGAAACCGATAAAGCGGTGCAGGATTTCGAGTCGGAATATAATGGAACTTTGCTTTATGCAAGTGTTGAGGAAGGCGGAGCAAGTCCTGTAGATACCGTTTTGGCAATCATCGGTCCGGAAGGAACTGATGTTTCAGGATTGATTTCGGGAAAAGGAAAAGTTCAGGAGCCAAGTAAAAAGAGCCAAGAGCCAAGTGCAAAATCTGAAGTTTCTGAACCTAAACCAACTGCCGAAAGCGGTCAGCAGAATGCTGAAGGCCGTATCGCAATTTCTCCATTAGCAAGAAAAATGGCGGCGGAAAAAGGAATCGACATTCAATCCGTGCAAGGTTCCGGCGAAAACGGGAGAATCGTTAAAAAAGATATTGAAGAATTTACTCCGGCTAAGCAAACTGCCGTTGCCGCGCCTGTTGCAGCTGCGCCAACTGTTGCAGTGGCTCAACCGCAAATGAATTTCGTTCAGGGTGAAGACTCCGAAACGGTAAATTCCCAGGTGAGAAATATTATCGCGAAACGCCTCTCTGAAAGTAAATTCTCCGCACCTCACTATTATCTGATGGTGGAGATCAATATGGATAAAGCGATTGAGGCAAGAAACGAAATCAATTCCTTACCGGATACCAAGATTTCTTTCAACGACATGATCATCAAGGCAACCGCAATGGCTTTGAGAAAACATCCGCAGGTGAATTCGAGTTGGGCGGGAGATAAAATCATCCACCACGGAAATATCAACGTGGGAGTTGCGGTAGCTATTCCAGACGGACTGGTTGTTCCGGTACTGAAAAATGCAGACCAGATGAACTACAACCAAATTTCGGCAGCGGTGAAAGACATGGCGGGAAGAGCAAAGTCCAAAGGTTTGAAAGCCAACGAAATGGAAGGTTCAACTTTCTCAGTTTCTAATTTGGGAATGTTTGGAATCGAGACCTTTACTTCGATCATCAACCAACCGAATTCTGCAATCCTTTCTGTAGGAGCGATCATCGAAAAACCTGTTGTGAAGGACGGACAAATCGTTGTAGGAAATACGATGAAGCTTTCGCTTGCCTGCGACCATCGAGTAGTGGACGGAGCAACCGGCGCTCAGTTCCTTCAAACGTTGAGAACTTATCTTGAGCAGCCACTGACTTTGTTGCTGTAA
- the pdhA gene encoding pyruvate dehydrogenase (acetyl-transferring) E1 component subunit alpha, which yields MKEFSKEVYLKWYEEMTMWRRFEDKCRSLYLKQKIRGFLHLYNGQEAIPAGFVHAMDMTKDSMITAYRCHIHPMAMGVDPKRIMAELCGKATGTSGGMGGSMHIFSKEKRFYGGHGIVGGQIPLGAGIAFADKYFETGGVNICFFGDGAARQGSLHETFNMAMNWKLPVVFVVENNQYAMGTSVKRTANHEDIYKLGLGYEMPCLPVDAMDPEKVAEAAYEAIERARRGDGPTFIEARTYRYRGHSMSDAEPYRTKEEVAEHKKQDPIEIVKHKILENKWATEDELNALDEKSRDFVEECVDFMENSPYPDPEKVYEYVYAQEDYPFLDKLEN from the coding sequence ATGAAAGAATTTTCAAAAGAAGTTTACCTTAAATGGTACGAAGAAATGACGATGTGGAGAAGGTTTGAAGACAAATGCCGATCCCTTTACCTAAAACAAAAAATCAGAGGATTTTTACATTTATACAACGGTCAGGAAGCAATTCCTGCAGGTTTTGTGCACGCGATGGACATGACCAAAGACAGCATGATCACGGCGTACCGATGCCACATTCATCCGATGGCGATGGGAGTGGACCCGAAAAGAATCATGGCCGAACTTTGCGGTAAGGCAACCGGAACTTCCGGCGGAATGGGTGGTTCTATGCACATCTTCAGCAAGGAGAAAAGATTTTATGGCGGTCACGGAATTGTTGGTGGCCAAATTCCTTTGGGAGCTGGAATCGCCTTTGCAGACAAATATTTTGAAACGGGTGGCGTAAACATCTGCTTCTTCGGTGACGGTGCTGCAAGACAGGGATCGCTCCACGAAACTTTCAACATGGCGATGAACTGGAAACTTCCGGTGGTCTTCGTGGTTGAAAATAACCAGTACGCGATGGGAACTTCTGTGAAGAGAACAGCGAATCACGAAGATATCTATAAATTAGGTCTGGGTTACGAAATGCCTTGTCTTCCTGTAGATGCGATGGATCCTGAAAAAGTGGCGGAAGCTGCTTATGAAGCCATCGAGAGAGCAAGAAGAGGAGACGGACCAACTTTCATCGAAGCGAGAACTTACCGTTACAGAGGTCACTCAATGTCGGATGCGGAACCTTACAGAACCAAGGAAGAAGTTGCCGAACATAAGAAACAGGATCCGATCGAAATCGTGAAACACAAGATTCTTGAAAATAAATGGGCGACTGAAGACGAACTGAATGCTCTCGACGAAAAATCAAGAGATTTCGTGGAAGAATGTGTGGACTTCATGGAAAATTCACCGTACCCAGATCCTGAAAAAGTTTATGAGTACGTGTACGCACAGGAAGATTATCCGTTCCTGGATAAGTTAGAAAACTAA
- a CDS encoding phosphatase PAP2 family protein: protein MRLDENPQIIALSIFISNFFNPLTSLVLYLVYYSSQKLSYSEAMQKFLPITLILIIPISFWIIWNVKRGRYSNLDVSNRNQRKSLYFFIAAAVVCYLVFEYVKYGTVDLVMVFLMVLLLMMQISNYFIKSSMHTAFNVFVAALFFSQNVTMGIIWSIIAVLVGVTRVILKRHTVKEVISGTVIALFVSFIYLYANIQFQR from the coding sequence ATGCGTTTAGACGAAAATCCGCAGATTATTGCACTTTCAATATTCATTTCGAACTTTTTCAATCCACTTACCTCGCTTGTTCTGTATTTGGTATATTACAGTTCGCAGAAGCTTTCGTACTCGGAGGCAATGCAGAAATTTCTGCCGATTACGCTGATCCTCATTATTCCTATTTCGTTTTGGATCATCTGGAATGTGAAGCGCGGCAGATACTCCAACCTCGATGTATCCAACAGAAACCAGCGGAAGAGTCTGTATTTTTTCATCGCGGCTGCAGTGGTTTGCTATCTTGTTTTTGAATATGTAAAGTACGGCACGGTTGATTTGGTTATGGTATTCTTAATGGTTTTGCTGCTGATGATGCAGATCAGCAATTACTTTATTAAAAGCTCGATGCACACCGCTTTCAATGTTTTTGTGGCAGCACTTTTTTTCTCGCAGAATGTAACGATGGGAATCATCTGGAGCATTATTGCCGTTTTGGTTGGTGTAACGAGGGTGATTTTGAAGCGACATACCGTAAAGGAAGTAATTTCGGGAACGGTTATCGCACTTTTCGTTTCTTTTATTTACCTTTATGCGAATATCCAGTTTCAGCGATGA
- a CDS encoding BlaI/MecI/CopY family transcriptional regulator, with protein MKINHLTSSEEQLMNIIWKMNSCYMREIVEHYPDPKPHPNTISTFMKILVEKEFLTTEKEGRIFKYHVAVPFEDYKKFQLKNFLHNYFEGSGNEMLKMMIDEKYLNPADFNQFFEIKTMVVPVQETAEPEVKDPISDFVDELTAEKKKKKSKKKKKK; from the coding sequence ATGAAAATAAACCACCTCACCTCTTCGGAAGAACAACTGATGAACATCATCTGGAAAATGAATTCGTGCTATATGCGCGAAATCGTGGAACATTATCCCGATCCGAAACCACATCCGAACACCATCTCGACCTTTATGAAAATCCTGGTGGAAAAAGAGTTTTTAACCACGGAAAAAGAGGGACGGATTTTTAAATACCATGTCGCTGTTCCATTTGAAGACTATAAAAAGTTTCAGTTGAAGAACTTCCTGCATAATTATTTCGAAGGTTCAGGAAACGAAATGCTTAAAATGATGATCGACGAAAAATATCTGAATCCGGCAGATTTCAACCAGTTTTTCGAAATCAAGACGATGGTGGTTCCCGTTCAGGAAACAGCGGAACCCGAGGTAAAAGATCCGATCAGCGATTTCGTGGATGAGCTTACCGCAGAAAAAAAGAAAAAGAAGTCGAAGAAAAAGAAGAAGAAATGA
- a CDS encoding DUF4153 domain-containing protein, which yields MKLETWNLEPETQNLKRLQTSNVKLQTSKPMLKKFKEIFGKTDDVFRKYPMVLLMGFLGAVSLICLAEKDFNSFGNYFVFVKFALVSMLGISLTFAVKMLSERIGKGIFLEIFAVAFLVFYYFLLPENEKDFTEWYAFLLIPTVILSHLLVSFIPFFGKSRELNFWQYNKNLFINFFLTVVFTGVLTCGVELAILAVDKLFDFKFHSKYYVETFYFFAIFGSCFIFLLFNEKGLKYLERDDNYPIILKFFTQYILIPLLIIYSVILYFYSAKILINWELPRGWVSYLILAYSVVGILALLLVHPLKRESAKSWVKIFSKIFYYTLIPLIVLLFTAIFTRILEYGYTEPRYFVLILAIWLTSVVLYFVFFRKTTIKYIPVSLFAFGLFSLVMPYLNTFSVAKRSQKTELKNILDQNNLLENGIINFNKKVSDTVADEVASKFDFLAKRNEKDFLFSFLKPTDQKVLAKSIDKKDYWGIQGELRKRFTHVETTKKNFDPNRFEMVAENKFHSVSGYDFVASAANYRMGELKFNNDTFTLSRDDRKGEILTITLNGKEKWDVAPFLKNILNQHKDQTGKIEVPEISVENDLGNYHIKVVFDNLIRENYEKEQVFYNDAYLLIRKK from the coding sequence ATGAAACTTGAAACTTGGAACTTGGAACCTGAAACTCAGAACCTCAAACGACTTCAAACCTCAAACGTAAAACTTCAAACCTCTAAGCCGATGCTCAAAAAATTCAAAGAAATTTTCGGTAAAACCGACGACGTGTTCCGCAAATATCCCATGGTTTTGCTGATGGGTTTTCTGGGTGCGGTTTCCCTGATCTGTCTCGCGGAAAAAGACTTCAATTCCTTCGGAAATTATTTCGTGTTCGTAAAATTCGCGCTGGTTTCGATGTTGGGAATTTCGCTGACGTTTGCGGTCAAGATGCTTTCCGAGCGGATTGGCAAAGGGATTTTTCTCGAAATTTTTGCCGTTGCTTTTCTGGTTTTTTACTACTTTCTGCTTCCTGAAAATGAAAAAGATTTTACCGAGTGGTACGCTTTTCTGCTGATTCCGACGGTGATTCTCTCACACCTTTTGGTTTCGTTTATCCCGTTTTTCGGAAAAAGTCGCGAACTGAATTTCTGGCAATACAACAAAAACCTGTTTATTAATTTCTTTTTGACAGTGGTCTTCACCGGTGTTTTGACCTGCGGTGTGGAATTAGCTATTCTTGCGGTGGACAAACTTTTCGACTTTAAGTTCCACTCGAAATATTATGTGGAGACTTTCTATTTCTTCGCAATTTTCGGAAGCTGTTTTATTTTCCTTCTGTTTAATGAAAAGGGATTGAAATATCTCGAGAGGGACGACAATTACCCGATAATCCTGAAATTTTTCACACAGTACATCCTGATTCCGCTGTTGATCATCTACTCTGTCATTCTCTATTTCTATTCCGCGAAAATCCTGATCAATTGGGAACTTCCGAGAGGTTGGGTTTCCTACCTGATTCTCGCGTATTCCGTCGTAGGAATTCTTGCGCTGCTCCTCGTTCATCCCTTAAAACGAGAATCCGCAAAATCTTGGGTAAAGATATTTTCCAAAATTTTCTACTACACTTTGATTCCGCTGATCGTACTGCTTTTCACTGCAATCTTCACCAGAATTTTGGAATACGGATATACCGAACCGAGATATTTTGTTTTAATCTTGGCAATCTGGCTCACTTCTGTTGTGCTTTATTTTGTGTTTTTCAGAAAGACGACCATTAAGTATATTCCGGTAAGTTTGTTTGCATTTGGTCTATTTTCTTTGGTAATGCCCTATCTAAACACCTTCTCGGTGGCAAAACGTAGCCAGAAAACGGAACTGAAAAACATTCTCGATCAAAATAATCTTTTAGAAAACGGCATCATTAACTTTAATAAAAAGGTTTCAGATACTGTTGCGGACGAGGTTGCCAGTAAGTTCGACTTCCTTGCCAAACGAAACGAGAAAGATTTTCTTTTTTCATTTTTGAAACCAACCGATCAGAAGGTTTTAGCCAAATCGATCGACAAAAAAGACTATTGGGGAATACAGGGCGAATTGAGAAAACGCTTCACCCACGTTGAAACCACGAAAAAGAATTTTGATCCAAACCGCTTCGAAATGGTTGCCGAAAACAAATTTCATTCAGTGAGCGGTTACGATTTTGTAGCATCTGCCGCAAACTACAGGATGGGCGAACTGAAATTTAACAACGATACTTTCACACTTTCCCGCGACGACCGAAAAGGTGAAATCCTCACCATCACCCTGAACGGAAAAGAAAAATGGGATGTCGCTCCTTTCCTTAAAAATATCCTGAATCAGCACAAAGACCAAACAGGAAAAATCGAAGTTCCGGAGATTTCGGTGGAAAACGATTTAGGAAATTACCACATTAAAGTTGTATTCGATAACCTCATCCGTGAAAACTACGAAAAGGAACAGGTTTTCTACAACGACGCGTATTTGCTTATCCGAAAGAAATAG
- a CDS encoding TonB-dependent receptor plug domain-containing protein, with amino-acid sequence MLFVKAERETQIQEVVFQKKGKPKVTDLTSVEISTKEAQQVASLSGGVEGLLKSLPSVNSNAELSSQYMVRGGNYDENLIYINDIEIYRPFLIRNSLQEGMSIINPDMVQAINFSAGGFEAKYGDKMSSALNIYYRQPTKFELSGEASLIGARLSTGFTSKDKKLTALVSGRYRNTNLVLNTLKEDTDFNPRYMDFQSYINYKINTKWDISFIGYWSKNDYQMVPKVKEVEFGSLLTPLKLNVFYNGQEDDQYKNMMGTATVNFKPNKKWQFTLDNFAYQNREREYYSIASGYMLQTFDPVTGEPITSYDVGGQIDHARNDLLVRTYGSQFKTRFSPDVNTDYEVGLKFEKENLKDFTNEWQLVDSLGYNTPRDWTNPGTLDPSQLRLRYHITGANHIQPTRISGYAQYSKKFYWGDNRVFLNAGVRASHWDFNNETIISPRAQFAIKPNWDMDMLFKLSGGVYYQSPFYKEIKDLDGNFNPNIKSQRSMQVILANDYEFKMVQRPFKLTTELYYKKMDNLIPYYLDNVRIRYAGQNNSEGYAYGIDTRLFGEFVPGVDSWVSASYARVYENIDGRGYIPRPTDPRFKFSMFYQDYMPKFPSMRVNLTLVYANGLPSGTPISLDENGKPDFSAPYKYQRTLPSYKRVDIGLSKVFIDQKDNKVNGGFWGNFRELTLGVQIFNAFNILNTVANQWVTDVSTGYNYPVPVRLTGRFFNVKLEFKL; translated from the coding sequence GTGCTTTTCGTGAAAGCTGAGCGTGAGACACAGATTCAGGAAGTAGTTTTCCAGAAGAAAGGAAAGCCAAAAGTGACCGACCTAACTTCGGTGGAAATTTCAACCAAGGAAGCGCAGCAGGTTGCATCACTTTCAGGAGGGGTTGAAGGTCTTCTGAAATCTTTACCTTCGGTAAACTCCAATGCAGAACTTTCGTCCCAGTATATGGTTCGTGGCGGTAATTACGACGAAAACCTGATCTATATTAACGATATTGAGATTTATCGTCCGTTTCTGATCAGAAACTCGCTGCAGGAAGGAATGAGCATTATCAATCCCGATATGGTTCAGGCGATCAATTTCTCCGCCGGTGGCTTTGAAGCAAAGTATGGCGACAAAATGTCTTCCGCGCTTAATATCTATTACAGGCAGCCAACAAAATTTGAGCTTTCAGGTGAGGCAAGCTTAATCGGGGCGAGACTTTCCACAGGATTCACGTCAAAAGATAAAAAGCTTACCGCGCTTGTTTCCGGGAGGTATCGCAATACCAATTTAGTTCTCAATACCTTGAAGGAAGATACGGATTTCAATCCTCGATATATGGATTTCCAGTCCTATATTAACTATAAGATCAACACAAAGTGGGATATTTCCTTCATCGGTTATTGGAGCAAAAACGATTACCAAATGGTTCCAAAAGTGAAAGAGGTTGAGTTTGGTTCATTGTTGACGCCCCTGAAATTAAATGTTTTTTATAATGGTCAGGAAGACGACCAGTACAAAAACATGATGGGAACAGCGACTGTAAATTTTAAGCCGAACAAAAAATGGCAGTTTACGCTTGACAATTTTGCTTATCAAAACCGGGAGCGAGAGTATTATTCGATTGCTTCGGGATATATGCTGCAAACCTTTGATCCGGTTACGGGAGAGCCGATTACTTCCTATGATGTAGGAGGACAGATTGACCACGCAAGAAATGACCTGCTTGTAAGAACTTATGGATCGCAGTTCAAGACAAGGTTTTCTCCCGATGTCAATACAGATTATGAAGTGGGATTAAAATTTGAAAAAGAAAACCTAAAAGATTTTACCAACGAATGGCAGCTCGTAGATTCCTTGGGGTATAACACTCCTCGTGACTGGACGAATCCGGGAACTTTAGACCCATCTCAATTGCGCTTAAGATATCATATTACGGGAGCAAACCACATTCAGCCGACAAGAATTTCAGGATATGCTCAATACTCGAAAAAGTTTTACTGGGGCGATAACCGGGTTTTCCTGAATGCAGGAGTTCGAGCTTCACATTGGGATTTCAACAACGAGACGATTATTTCTCCGAGAGCGCAGTTTGCCATCAAACCAAATTGGGACATGGATATGCTGTTCAAACTTTCCGGTGGCGTTTATTATCAGTCGCCTTTTTACAAAGAAATCAAGGATTTGGACGGAAATTTTAACCCAAATATAAAGTCACAGCGATCGATGCAGGTAATTCTTGCCAATGATTACGAGTTTAAGATGGTACAGCGTCCATTCAAACTCACTACTGAGCTGTACTACAAAAAGATGGACAACCTGATTCCTTATTATTTGGATAATGTGAGGATTCGATATGCGGGACAAAACAATTCTGAAGGGTACGCTTATGGAATCGATACAAGACTTTTCGGGGAGTTTGTGCCGGGAGTTGATTCCTGGGTTTCCGCGAGCTATGCGAGAGTGTATGAAAATATCGACGGAAGAGGATATATTCCGCGTCCAACCGATCCCCGTTTCAAATTCTCCATGTTTTACCAGGATTATATGCCGAAATTCCCATCAATGAGGGTGAACCTTACTTTGGTGTATGCGAACGGACTTCCTTCCGGAACGCCAATCTCACTCGACGAAAATGGAAAACCTGATTTTTCAGCGCCTTACAAATACCAGCGAACGCTTCCTTCTTACAAGAGAGTCGATATCGGTCTTTCAAAAGTGTTTATCGATCAAAAGGATAACAAGGTAAACGGCGGATTCTGGGGGAATTTCCGAGAGCTGACTTTGGGAGTGCAGATCTTCAACGCTTTCAATATTCTGAATACGGTTGCAAATCAGTGGGTAACCGATGTTTCCACTGGTTACAATTATCCTGTTCCGGTACGTTTGACGGGAAGGTTTTTCAACGTAAAGTTAGAGTTTAAGCTTTAG